A stretch of Natronincola ferrireducens DNA encodes these proteins:
- a CDS encoding ATP-binding protein — protein MYNQIIKDILRGYERKRQQNQRQLERRIEEVYLKVPEIQTVDTEIKKTGIALSKALINHTENPQDLLATFKNRLDQLRQDKAILLTENNIPLEYLEEQYHCTYCKDTGFLPAGEKCSCLKQQLINYTYAMSNLTSILQKENFHSFNIDLFSDKPFDGHEKTPRENMLDILNICEGFVFNFDGNQEENLLFFGATGLGKTFLANCIAKGLLDKGKVVVYQTAFKILEILQDLRFHNPQDKEKAQLLFDAELLIIDDLGTEMTNTFTNSELFNIINSRLLSNKKTIISTNLTPADIGERYDDRICSRLFSKYTVLKFYGKDLRWEK, from the coding sequence ATGTACAATCAAATTATTAAAGATATACTAAGGGGATACGAAAGAAAAAGACAACAGAACCAAAGGCAACTGGAACGCCGTATAGAGGAAGTGTATCTCAAGGTTCCTGAAATCCAAACAGTAGATACTGAAATAAAAAAAACAGGGATTGCCTTATCCAAAGCATTAATTAATCATACCGAGAATCCTCAAGACCTATTGGCAACCTTTAAAAATCGTTTGGATCAATTAAGGCAGGACAAAGCTATTCTTTTGACAGAAAACAATATCCCTTTAGAGTATTTAGAAGAACAGTATCATTGCACCTATTGTAAGGACACGGGCTTTCTACCTGCAGGAGAAAAATGTAGTTGTCTTAAACAACAACTTATTAACTACACCTATGCCATGTCCAATTTAACATCTATCTTACAAAAAGAAAATTTTCATAGTTTTAATATAGATTTGTTTAGTGATAAACCCTTTGATGGTCATGAGAAGACCCCCAGAGAAAATATGTTAGATATTTTGAATATATGTGAAGGCTTTGTCTTTAACTTTGATGGAAATCAGGAGGAGAATCTGCTATTCTTTGGAGCTACTGGTTTGGGAAAAACCTTCTTAGCCAATTGTATTGCTAAAGGTTTATTGGATAAGGGAAAGGTAGTAGTTTATCAAACAGCGTTTAAAATATTAGAAATCCTTCAAGATCTCCGATTCCATAATCCTCAAGACAAAGAAAAGGCTCAACTATTATTTGACGCCGAACTCCTTATCATAGACGACCTAGGAACAGAGATGACCAATACCTTTACCAACAGCGAACTCTTTAACATCATTAATAGTCGTCTGTTGAGTAACAAAAAGACCATCATATCCACCAATCTAACCCCTGCAGATATAGGGGAACGCTATGATGACCGTATTTGCTCACGACTTTTTTCAAAGTATACAGTTCTTAAATTTTATGGAAAAGATTTAAGGTGGGAAAAGTAG
- a CDS encoding DUF1858 domain-containing protein, with product MFKVTEDMTIMHVLQQDREVAPIFMKYGLHCLGCPGATMESIADAGKVHGIDVSKLVEDLNKHFASK from the coding sequence ATGTTTAAAGTTACAGAAGACATGACGATTATGCACGTATTACAGCAGGACCGTGAAGTAGCTCCTATTTTTATGAAGTATGGTCTACATTGCCTTGGTTGTCCTGGCGCCACAATGGAGAGTATCGCTGATGCAGGCAAAGTACATGGCATTGACGTAAGTAAGCTTGTAGAAGACCTAAATAAGCATTTTGCATCAAAATAA
- a CDS encoding GNAT family N-acetyltransferase: MIIARGEKTYITELQREQVNAMELWGKHKDPLFHSYNFPKMTEKQKDYWYRNKAKSFTKRCFGVCNLEDSLVGYIALRNIGWIKRTSELGIVFDPEQVNKGYGTDSLKIFLDYYFTSMKMKQLNLKVALFNKRAQQCYKNCGFEVKEIIYDEFEDQELPVFEEEALLEYRDFFKKEGTILLSRFKNMYITREMYLLDK, translated from the coding sequence ATGATAATAGCTAGGGGGGAAAAAACCTATATTACAGAGCTTCAAAGAGAACAAGTAAATGCTATGGAATTATGGGGGAAACATAAGGATCCTTTATTTCATAGCTATAACTTTCCCAAAATGACAGAAAAACAAAAGGACTACTGGTATAGAAATAAAGCTAAATCCTTTACAAAGAGATGTTTTGGGGTTTGTAATTTAGAGGATAGCCTTGTAGGATATATTGCTTTAAGAAACATAGGGTGGATTAAAAGAACCAGTGAATTAGGCATTGTATTTGACCCTGAACAAGTGAATAAAGGCTATGGCACCGATAGTCTAAAAATTTTTTTAGACTATTATTTTACATCTATGAAAATGAAACAATTAAATTTAAAAGTAGCTTTATTTAACAAAAGGGCACAACAATGCTATAAAAACTGTGGATTTGAAGTAAAAGAAATAATATATGATGAATTTGAAGATCAAGAGTTACCAGTTTTTGAAGAAGAAGCACTACTAGAATATCGAGATTTTTTCAAAAAAGAGGGTACAATATTATTAAGTAGATTTAAAAATATGTATATTACGAGGGAGATGTATCTTTTGGATAAATAA
- the dnaB gene encoding replicative DNA helicase: MQGINTFKVPPHSIEAEQSVLGAMLMDKESIIVVFEILKAEDFYKEAHKEIFEAVFDVFNREEPVDLITLTEELKKRDTLDAIGGIPYINSLAEGVPITANVKYYADIVEEKATLRRLIKSSEEIIQLSFNSDVEVPQALEMAQKSIYDISQNRYQEGFTPIKKVLSDTFDKIEELYEHKKAITGLTTGFIDLDKKLSGFHNSDLILVAARPAMGKSAFSLNLAQNAAIKASASVAVFSLEMSKEQLMLRMLASESMVSLNKIQSGHLNEEEWTKLASAMLPLSQSNIYFDDTPGISIMEMRSKCRRLKMESGLDLVLVDYLQLMQGDGRTENRQQEISAISRNLKIMAKELNCPVIALSQLSRAPEMRADHRPILSDLRESGAIEQDADLVMFLYRDEYYHEDSDKKNVAEVIIAKHRHGETGSVELLWAGDFQKFLDYDKYRAE; encoded by the coding sequence ATGCAGGGTATAAATACATTTAAAGTACCGCCCCATAGTATTGAGGCGGAGCAGTCGGTTCTAGGGGCTATGTTAATGGATAAAGAATCCATTATTGTAGTGTTTGAAATTCTTAAAGCTGAGGATTTTTATAAGGAAGCCCATAAAGAAATCTTTGAAGCTGTTTTTGATGTTTTTAATAGAGAAGAACCGGTGGATTTGATTACGCTAACAGAAGAATTAAAAAAAAGAGATACATTAGACGCTATAGGAGGCATACCATATATTAATAGTTTGGCAGAGGGTGTACCTATTACCGCTAATGTAAAATATTATGCAGATATTGTCGAGGAAAAGGCTACTTTAAGAAGACTTATTAAATCTTCAGAAGAAATTATCCAACTCAGTTTTAATAGTGATGTAGAAGTGCCCCAAGCATTAGAAATGGCACAAAAAAGTATTTATGATATTTCTCAAAATAGATATCAGGAGGGTTTTACACCTATCAAAAAGGTGTTATCCGATACCTTTGATAAAATTGAAGAGCTTTACGAGCACAAAAAAGCTATTACAGGACTAACAACTGGGTTTATTGACTTAGACAAAAAACTAAGTGGATTCCATAATTCTGACCTAATATTGGTGGCAGCTAGACCAGCTATGGGAAAATCGGCTTTTTCTTTAAATCTAGCACAAAATGCTGCTATTAAAGCTTCAGCATCGGTGGCTGTCTTTAGTTTGGAGATGTCAAAGGAGCAGCTGATGTTAAGGATGTTGGCATCGGAATCAATGGTAAGCTTAAATAAAATTCAAAGTGGTCATTTAAATGAAGAGGAATGGACAAAACTGGCATCAGCTATGCTGCCCTTGTCTCAATCTAATATTTATTTTGATGATACACCAGGGATTAGTATTATGGAAATGCGTTCTAAGTGTAGACGTTTGAAAATGGAGTCAGGCCTAGACCTAGTATTGGTGGATTATCTTCAGCTAATGCAGGGGGACGGCAGAACGGAAAATCGACAACAGGAAATTTCAGCTATATCGAGAAATTTAAAAATCATGGCTAAGGAATTGAATTGCCCTGTTATAGCTTTGTCTCAGCTTTCAAGGGCACCAGAAATGAGGGCAGATCATCGCCCTATCCTATCGGATTTAAGGGAATCTGGAGCTATTGAACAGGATGCTGACTTGGTTATGTTTTTGTATCGGGACGAATATTATCATGAGGATAGTGATAAGAAAAATGTAGCTGAGGTCATAATAGCAAAGCACCGTCATGGTGAGACGGGGTCTGTTGAGTTGTTATGGGCTGGAGATTTTCAAAAGTTTTTGGATTATGATAAATATAGGGCAGAATAA
- the rplI gene encoding 50S ribosomal protein L9, whose translation MKVILLQDVKGQGKKGDVVNVSDGYARNFLLPKNLAVEATSGNVKTLEQQNKVQKMKKQQELDEAKKLAEKIEKLTIEIKAKAGEGGRLFGSVTSKEISELVEKKHSIKLDKKKILLPDPIRELGVKYLEVKIYPGVVAKLKVHVTEE comes from the coding sequence ATGAAGGTTATTTTACTACAAGACGTAAAAGGACAAGGTAAAAAAGGTGATGTAGTAAACGTTAGTGATGGTTATGCACGAAACTTTTTATTACCAAAAAACTTAGCGGTAGAGGCTACCTCTGGAAATGTAAAAACATTGGAACAACAAAACAAAGTCCAAAAGATGAAAAAACAGCAGGAACTGGATGAAGCAAAAAAATTAGCAGAAAAAATTGAAAAGCTTACAATAGAAATAAAAGCAAAGGCAGGAGAAGGGGGAAGACTGTTTGGTTCAGTAACTTCAAAGGAAATTAGTGAGCTAGTAGAAAAAAAACATAGCATAAAATTGGATAAGAAAAAAATCCTATTACCAGATCCCATTCGTGAGCTGGGGGTAAAATATTTAGAAGTGAAGATATATCCAGGAGTTGTTGCTAAGCTAAAAGTTCATGTTACAGAAGAGTAA
- a CDS encoding DHH family phosphoesterase — protein MRSSRFFKMLVPDTRIYIFIIAILIAVISFYNLVIGVIGIFVLTYLIYYNLKTTNIRRQEWTRYIEGLSYDIDSATKQSILNMPIPLTMVEIDGTIKWYNSKFLEVMGKQDYLDKNLEDILPTFELQSILNEKEEGIKKATVNNRSFKILYNVIKTAKKHESNYIIMLYWIEDTNYENLKKKYNKEKLVVSLVQIDNFDEVMQSTEDAIKPLVIAEIDHKLNLWANRTNGFIRKYANDKFIAAFQKEDLEKLEVKRFDILDEIREISVGNKMPITLSIGIGTDGKTPLESFEFANAAKDLSLGRGGDQTTVKKNDKISFYGGKTKAVEKRTKVKSRVIAYALRQLIDQCDNVFVMGHKYADLDALGSALGIYRATKNRGKEAYIVLNGYNPAIGCLLDKILQKEEYKKNIITCEDAKLRLDSHSLLVVVDTHRPSFTECPELLNQTDKVVVIDHHRKGTDFIENTVLSYHETYVSSTSELVTEILFYMEEKVNIELVEAEALLAGIAVDTKNFTFKTGVRTFEAAALLRRAGADTTSVKQLFQDDLEAIVAKAEVVKRATIIGDAVALSTCEEKTEASQLIAAQAADELLNVKGIRASFVLGEKDDTMIVISGRSMGDINVQVILEKLGGGGHLTVAGAQLEGVTMEEAKEKLQNAIEEYFNEGEE, from the coding sequence ATGAGAAGTTCAAGGTTTTTTAAGATGTTGGTGCCGGACACACGAATATATATTTTTATTATAGCAATATTAATTGCAGTCATTTCCTTTTACAACTTAGTCATTGGTGTAATAGGAATTTTTGTGCTGACCTATTTAATTTACTATAATTTGAAGACCACCAATATTCGAAGGCAGGAATGGACTAGATACATAGAAGGTTTATCCTATGATATTGATTCCGCTACAAAGCAATCTATACTAAACATGCCAATACCACTGACGATGGTAGAAATAGATGGAACGATTAAATGGTATAATTCTAAGTTTTTGGAGGTAATGGGAAAGCAAGACTATCTTGATAAGAACCTGGAAGATATACTTCCGACTTTTGAACTCCAAAGTATTTTAAATGAGAAGGAAGAAGGTATTAAAAAGGCCACCGTCAACAATAGAAGCTTTAAGATATTATATAACGTCATTAAGACAGCTAAGAAACACGAATCCAATTATATTATTATGCTTTATTGGATTGAGGATACAAACTATGAAAACCTCAAGAAAAAGTATAACAAAGAAAAATTAGTGGTTTCTCTCGTGCAAATTGATAATTTTGATGAAGTAATGCAGAGTACTGAAGATGCCATAAAGCCTTTAGTAATAGCAGAAATTGATCATAAGCTAAACCTATGGGCCAATAGAACCAATGGTTTTATTAGAAAATATGCCAACGATAAGTTTATTGCGGCTTTTCAAAAGGAGGACCTAGAAAAGCTGGAAGTAAAAAGATTTGATATTTTAGATGAAATCAGGGAAATTAGTGTAGGGAATAAAATGCCTATTACTTTAAGTATAGGTATTGGTACAGATGGGAAAACACCTTTAGAAAGTTTTGAATTTGCCAATGCCGCCAAGGACTTGTCCCTAGGACGTGGTGGGGATCAAACAACCGTCAAGAAAAATGATAAAATTAGTTTTTATGGCGGAAAGACAAAGGCTGTAGAGAAACGTACTAAGGTAAAGTCCAGGGTAATTGCCTATGCCCTTAGACAGTTAATAGATCAATGTGACAATGTTTTTGTAATGGGTCACAAATATGCTGACTTAGATGCTCTAGGATCTGCTTTAGGTATTTATCGAGCTACTAAAAACAGAGGGAAGGAAGCCTATATTGTACTAAATGGATATAATCCTGCTATAGGTTGTCTCCTAGATAAAATACTGCAAAAAGAAGAATATAAGAAAAATATCATTACCTGTGAAGATGCAAAGTTAAGGCTGGATAGTCACTCTCTATTAGTGGTGGTAGATACCCATCGTCCTAGTTTCACGGAATGTCCAGAGCTTTTAAATCAAACAGATAAAGTGGTGGTGATAGATCATCATAGAAAAGGCACAGACTTTATTGAGAATACTGTATTAAGCTATCATGAAACCTATGTTTCCTCTACCAGTGAGCTAGTAACAGAAATCTTATTTTATATGGAGGAAAAAGTTAATATAGAGTTAGTGGAGGCAGAGGCTTTATTGGCAGGGATTGCTGTAGATACCAAGAACTTCACCTTTAAAACAGGGGTAAGAACCTTTGAAGCAGCTGCTCTATTAAGAAGGGCTGGTGCCGATACTACTTCAGTAAAGCAGCTTTTTCAGGATGACTTAGAGGCTATTGTCGCTAAGGCAGAGGTGGTAAAGCGGGCCACCATTATTGGAGATGCCGTTGCCTTATCAACCTGTGAAGAAAAAACAGAAGCCTCTCAACTGATAGCCGCCCAAGCTGCCGATGAGCTATTGAACGTAAAAGGAATAAGAGCCTCCTTTGTTTTAGGAGAAAAAGATGATACAATGATAGTTATAAGTGGTAGATCCATGGGGGACATTAATGTACAGGTAATTTTAGAGAAGTTAGGGGGCGGAGGCCACTTAACTGTAGCAGGAGCCCAATTGGAGGGAGTTACCATGGAGGAAGCAAAGGAAAAATTACAAAATGCCATAGAAGAATATTTTAACGAGGGGGAAGAATAA
- a CDS encoding YybS family protein, with protein sequence MNFYSNKKALIESALMASITSLFVVSTLYIPALSILLMLLPVPFIILSVRHGTRYTILSFIIVSLLIGFLTGILYTAFVFIVFGPISVVMGYYTKRKKQPYEVIGLGTAASVLSIFFILQLISIISGIHIIDEIALMITAALDHQVEMLKTVNLDPVDVKEALNYMMMILPALIIIQSMIGTFINYYLATLAINRFKLMDQRLSEFSDFKLPNNIVLGSFIIFVLSLSTRYIEGIQHISLIANVTIIFSVLFFLQGITFIGYLLKRTKLPKAIRFIILALLILVSPLMTLVSLLGLLDTVIDLRRGKKKE encoded by the coding sequence GTGAATTTTTACAGCAACAAAAAGGCGTTAATTGAATCGGCACTGATGGCATCCATTACCTCGTTATTTGTAGTTAGCACATTATATATACCAGCTCTATCGATTTTACTTATGTTATTACCTGTACCCTTCATCATTTTATCAGTACGCCATGGCACAAGGTATACCATCTTGTCCTTCATCATTGTAAGTTTATTGATAGGGTTTCTAACAGGAATACTCTACACGGCTTTTGTATTTATTGTTTTTGGACCAATTTCGGTTGTAATGGGTTATTACACAAAAAGAAAAAAACAGCCCTATGAGGTCATTGGCTTAGGTACAGCAGCCTCTGTACTTTCTATATTTTTTATATTGCAATTAATTTCCATTATCAGTGGTATTCATATCATTGATGAAATTGCCCTTATGATAACTGCTGCTTTAGATCATCAGGTAGAGATGCTGAAGACAGTTAATCTAGATCCAGTAGATGTTAAGGAAGCACTAAACTATATGATGATGATTTTACCAGCCTTAATTATTATTCAATCTATGATAGGAACATTTATCAATTATTATTTAGCCACATTAGCTATCAACAGGTTTAAACTAATGGATCAACGGCTCAGTGAATTTAGTGATTTTAAACTACCAAACAATATTGTTTTAGGGTCCTTTATCATTTTTGTTTTATCTTTATCAACAAGATACATAGAGGGGATACAACACATTAGCTTAATTGCTAACGTGACGATTATTTTTAGTGTTTTATTCTTTTTACAGGGTATAACCTTTATAGGATATTTGTTAAAAAGGACAAAACTTCCTAAAGCAATAAGGTTTATTATATTAGCTCTGCTTATACTAGTAAGTCCTTTAATGACATTAGTCTCCCTTTTAGGTTTGTTAGATACTGTAATAGACCTAAGGCGAGGAAAGAAAAAAGAATAA
- a CDS encoding MazG-like family protein, producing the protein MFEGNKNNKDIGKNLKMVEFLKCELLNTIALLFETMVKGLKNSQELVLECLVNILLVTYTLGKRLGFDYSTLDRKLEEKIKTSILEEHHLEKWYGDLSSLNEHLNNHGK; encoded by the coding sequence ATGTTTGAAGGGAATAAAAACAATAAAGATATAGGAAAAAACCTTAAAATGGTGGAATTTTTAAAATGTGAACTTTTAAATACAATAGCATTATTATTTGAAACAATGGTAAAGGGATTGAAAAACAGTCAAGAATTAGTACTAGAGTGTTTAGTAAACATTCTTTTAGTCACCTATACTTTAGGTAAAAGACTAGGTTTTGATTATAGCACCTTAGATAGAAAATTAGAAGAGAAAATAAAAACCAGTATTTTAGAGGAGCACCATTTAGAAAAGTGGTACGGAGATTTATCTAGTCTTAACGAGCATCTAAATAATCATGGGAAATAG
- a CDS encoding FUSC family protein, giving the protein MKIGLRTIKTGIAVTLSLFVSNLLGIDNPFYAAVAAIIVMQPTVSDSWVTGINRMLGTVIGAVVGAIFVGIAPANPLLAGFGIIVLILIMNRLNWGESIAIAGVVFVGIFLNIEGDHISNALHRLLDTSIGIIIGVIINYTVYPPAYDGKVIDEIKQISKNTLKYNIKALELLLKEEENLELLEEQIQGIEKELKTSEKLLELQKKEEKMKIYCGIKHKEMLIIINLEKEVFQHLQNIQNILEKGIHEDIVNIVKEDIDNIKSSLKKFYEKEKQIGFIHNGNDKDPDNLKPIIQHIKKTKVHLNNYKDINNYPTDEVVKMLVFLYNLEEALLKFNMIICC; this is encoded by the coding sequence ATGAAAATTGGTCTTAGGACCATAAAGACCGGTATTGCTGTTACACTGTCATTGTTCGTTTCTAACTTACTAGGAATAGACAATCCTTTTTATGCAGCTGTAGCAGCGATAATTGTTATGCAGCCTACTGTATCGGATTCTTGGGTTACTGGTATAAATCGTATGCTGGGGACGGTTATTGGAGCTGTTGTAGGTGCAATTTTTGTTGGCATAGCACCTGCAAACCCTTTATTGGCAGGGTTTGGAATCATTGTTCTTATTTTAATTATGAATAGGTTGAATTGGGGGGAATCTATAGCTATAGCGGGAGTTGTTTTCGTAGGAATTTTTCTAAATATTGAAGGGGACCATATAAGTAACGCCCTCCACAGACTACTGGATACCTCTATAGGAATTATTATTGGAGTAATTATTAACTATACAGTATATCCTCCTGCCTATGATGGGAAGGTTATTGATGAAATTAAGCAGATTTCTAAAAACACATTAAAATACAACATAAAAGCATTAGAACTTCTTTTAAAAGAAGAAGAAAACCTAGAATTGCTAGAGGAACAAATCCAGGGAATAGAAAAGGAACTTAAAACATCTGAAAAACTTTTGGAACTCCAAAAAAAAGAAGAAAAGATGAAGATCTATTGTGGAATAAAGCATAAAGAAATGCTGATAATCATCAATTTAGAAAAGGAAGTTTTTCAACATCTTCAAAACATACAAAACATTTTAGAAAAAGGCATTCATGAAGATATTGTTAATATTGTAAAGGAGGATATAGATAACATAAAATCCTCACTGAAGAAATTTTATGAAAAAGAAAAGCAAATAGGATTTATCCATAATGGTAATGATAAAGATCCTGACAACCTAAAGCCTATTATTCAACATATAAAAAAGACAAAGGTACATTTAAACAATTATAAAGACATCAATAATTATCCAACGGATGAAGTAGTAAAAATGCTGGTTTTTTTATATAACCTTGAAGAAGCTTTATTAAAGTTTAATATGATCATCTGTTGCTAA
- a CDS encoding pro-sigmaK processing inhibitor BofA family protein, producing MGFEFSIILAYAFGLILLYVVGWILLIPIKFIIRLIWNGVIGGIMLLLVNLIGGIWGITIVINPINALIAGFLGVPGVVLLLLLQYVL from the coding sequence ATGGGGTTTGAATTTAGTATTATATTGGCCTATGCCTTTGGGTTAATACTTTTATACGTGGTGGGGTGGATTTTGCTAATACCCATCAAGTTTATTATAAGGTTAATCTGGAATGGCGTTATAGGGGGTATTATGCTTCTATTAGTAAACTTAATAGGAGGTATTTGGGGTATAACAATTGTTATTAATCCAATTAATGCATTGATTGCAGGTTTTTTAGGTGTACCAGGTGTAGTGTTATTGCTTTTACTACAATATGTTTTATAA
- a CDS encoding YaaL family protein translates to MKEEKQLEKKEKAFEGITNTLNSLYNKIQHFQEPEKDENQEFVEIIKRAREEWEGAEKTFHSVSDPDLIDYAIYNVEATRAKYIYLLKRAKEMGIKTNFY, encoded by the coding sequence ATGAAGGAAGAAAAACAATTGGAAAAAAAAGAAAAAGCCTTCGAAGGCATAACCAATACTTTGAATAGCTTATATAATAAAATACAGCATTTCCAGGAACCTGAAAAAGATGAGAATCAAGAATTTGTGGAAATTATCAAAAGGGCAAGAGAAGAATGGGAAGGTGCTGAAAAAACCTTTCATAGTGTATCGGACCCAGATCTAATAGATTACGCTATTTATAATGTAGAGGCAACAAGAGCCAAATACATCTATCTTTTAAAAAGAGCCAAGGAAATGGGGATTAAAACAAACTTCTATTAG
- the recR gene encoding recombination mediator RecR has protein sequence MNYYSTPIARLIDEFTKLPGIGRKTAQRLAFHVIRIPLEEAEMLSQAIVEAKASIKYCSICTNLTDKDICNICSDKKRDEGILCIVEDPRDVVAMEKTKEFHGYYHVLHGVISPLEGIGPEEIKIKELLARLTHQEVKEVVLATNPNIEGEATAMYIAKLLKPMGIKVTRIAYGIPVGGDLEYADEITLSKALEGRREL, from the coding sequence ATGAATTATTATTCAACACCAATAGCTAGACTAATTGATGAGTTTACAAAGCTTCCTGGCATAGGTAGAAAAACAGCTCAAAGATTGGCTTTCCATGTTATACGTATACCCCTTGAGGAGGCAGAAATGCTATCTCAGGCAATTGTAGAAGCAAAGGCAAGCATAAAATATTGTAGCATATGCACAAACTTAACCGATAAGGATATTTGCAATATTTGTAGTGACAAGAAAAGAGATGAAGGAATTCTTTGTATCGTGGAGGACCCTAGGGATGTTGTAGCTATGGAGAAAACAAAGGAATTTCATGGCTATTATCATGTTCTCCATGGAGTTATTTCTCCATTAGAGGGAATTGGACCAGAGGAAATAAAAATCAAAGAGCTATTGGCTCGACTAACCCATCAGGAGGTAAAGGAAGTGGTGTTAGCTACAAACCCTAACATAGAAGGAGAGGCTACCGCCATGTATATCGCAAAGCTGTTAAAACCTATGGGCATTAAGGTAACTCGAATAGCCTATGGGATTCCTGTTGGAGGAGATTTAGAATATGCAGATGAGATAACCCTTTCAAAGGCTTTAGAGGGTAGACGAGAATTATAA
- a CDS encoding YbaB/EbfC family nucleoid-associated protein yields the protein MAKKGFQGMGGMPNMNNMIKQAQKMQKQMEEMQAEVEKKQVEASAGGGAVVVKMTGKKEIISIDIKPEVVDPDDVEMLQDLIIAAVNEAIRSAEEMVSKEMSKVTGNMNLPGLF from the coding sequence ATGGCTAAAAAAGGTTTCCAAGGAATGGGTGGAATGCCTAATATGAATAACATGATTAAACAAGCTCAAAAAATGCAGAAGCAAATGGAGGAAATGCAAGCAGAAGTTGAGAAGAAACAAGTAGAGGCCAGCGCTGGGGGCGGAGCAGTTGTTGTTAAGATGACTGGGAAAAAAGAAATTATTAGTATTGATATTAAACCAGAGGTAGTAGATCCAGATGATGTAGAAATGCTACAGGATTTAATTATAGCTGCAGTAAATGAAGCGATACGCTCTGCTGAGGAAATGGTAAGCAAAGAAATGTCTAAGGTAACGGGTAATATGAATCTACCTGGGTTATTTTAG